A genomic region of Arachis stenosperma cultivar V10309 chromosome 9, arast.V10309.gnm1.PFL2, whole genome shotgun sequence contains the following coding sequences:
- the LOC130949916 gene encoding uncharacterized protein LOC130949916, whose product MASDESFVALVHYRGSIEKKVRSRIKFTDKNPLSIFLKPSTSFAEFKSTILQRLGLHGVKRVEKLFYRIPIFVLRDDVKYDSFIISSDEDMQVLFHCHRQFPEVRTSELLAKLVDVASSSGGSNRNTHSTGHVASSSALPVGLSSVVPVIAPEPDLVASPSFAVNLNRSCDTLVGEAGLLGDGDFAAHSSPPCVPVFGEVGALEGVEDALQDDDDDDDVEPTMIAADDSEEETPRTTPPVDGGASSLGTNQYPLPHFSALDLDAMAPQKAPSVSVGFGARDSQNTGGVYEFQVGQQFQDKEEVMLSVKTYSIRRRVEYKVLESDHRKYYGKCKEFGSGHVWLIRVSLRQRKEFGR is encoded by the coding sequence ATGGCTAGTGATGAGAGTTTTGTAGCTCTTGTGCACTATAGAGGGTCCATTGAGAAGAAAGTGCGATCAAGAATTAAGTTCACTGACAAGAACCCACTGAGTATTTTTCTCAAACCTTCGACAAGTTTCGCTGAGTTTAAGAGTACTATACTCCAGAGACTAGGACTGCATGGCGTGAAACGGGTGGAGAAGTTGTTCTATCGAATTCCAATTTTTGTGTTACGCGATGATGTGAAGTATGATTCATTCATTATTAGCAGTGACGAAGATATGCAGGTGCTATTTCATTGTCACCGTCAGTTTCCTGAGGTGAGGACTTCGGAGTTGTTGGCGAAACTTGTGGATGTGGCATCTAGTTCTGGAGGCTCGAACAGGAATACGCACTCCACAGGACATGTAGCCAGCTCTAGTGCATTGCCTGTTGGATTATCGTCAGTAGTGCCGGTGATTGCACCCGAGCCAGACTTAGTGGCTTCACCATCGTTTGCCGTCAATCTGAATCGAAGTTGTGACACATTAGTTGGCGAGGCTGGACTGTTGGGAGACGGTGATTTCGCGGCGCACAGTTCTCCTCCGTGTGTTCCGGTATTTGGAGAGGTTGGAGCACTCGAAGGGGTTGAGGATGCATtgcaggatgatgatgatgatgatgatgtagaGCCCACAATGATTGCTGCGGATGATAGCGAGGAGGAGACACCACGGACGACTCCACCTGTCGATGGGGGAGCATCTAGTTTAGGTACTAATCAGTATCCCCTCCCCCACTTCTCTGCTCTGGACTTGGATGCCATGGCACCTCAGAAAGCTCCCTCTGTATCTGTTGGCTTCGGGGCAAGAGACTCGCAAAATACAGGAGGTGTATATGAGTTTCAGGTCGGCCAACAGTTTCAGGATAAGGAGGAAGTCATGCTTAGCGTGAAGACCTATAGTATTCGTCGCAGGGTTGAGTACAAGGTATTGGAGTCGGATCACCGCAAGTACTATGGCAAGTGCAAGGAGTTCGGGAGCGGGCACGTATGGCTAATCCGGGTTAGCCTCCGCCAGCGCAAGGAATTTGGGAGGTAA